Genomic window (Flavobacteriales bacterium):
ATGGCCTTGCGCACGCTTGTGGCGCTGCAAGAGGCGAAGAAGGCCTTTGCCAAGGTCACCGGGCGTGTGGTGGTGGGTTAGGCTCAGAAGCTGGCCAAGACCTTGGCCTTTTAGCGGTGGAAGATGGCAAAGTTCGGAGACCCCGAAGGGGTCGCAGAAATTAGGATCGTGCGCGCAAGTCTCGACCCTGCAAGGGTCGCAGCCAGCCATAGTCCCGTGTGATAATGTATTTCTTTAGTGCAAAATGGTCCATGGGATCAGACCCCGAAGGGTTCAAAGAGATCAGCTGATCATGTGTGCCGTTGCCTACCCTTCAACGGGTTGCAGGCCAACCTGCGGATTCGAATATATGTTCCGCCTCATACAAAATACTTGAGGTCGTATTCAACACCATGGTCCGCCAACAGGCTGAGCAATTCTTCCTTGTATGTCCGTGTGCCGTGGTGTTCCTCTTGCCGATCGATGTAGCTCCTTATCATCTCCCGCTCCCGATGGCTTACGGTAAAGGCGGCGTAGCCTTCCTGCCAGTGGAAATTCCGCAGCCCGACCTCGTCGCGCAACCAGACGGTGGATGCCTTTTTCAACTCTCTCACGATATCTGAAAGGACGTGGGTGGCTTTAAGCCCAAAGAGCAGATGCACGTGGTCGTTCCAGCCACCGGTGTTCTGTGGGAATCCGCCAAGACCTTTTATCGTTCCGCCCATGTAGCTGTGCAATTGATCTCGCCATTTCCGGTCAAGAC
Coding sequences:
- the tnpA gene encoding IS200/IS605 family transposase, which codes for MMSTYLSLHYHVVFSTKNRVPCLDRKWRDQLHSYMGGTIKGLGGFPQNTGGWNDHVHLLFGLKATHVLSDIVRELKKASTVWLRDEVGLRNFHWQEGYAAFTVSHREREMIRSYIDRQEEHHGTRTYKEELLSLLADHGVEYDLKYFV